Genomic window (Nitrosophilus kaiyonis):
AATAGCAAATGCAAAATTGGATTTTATATTGTTTTGTGAGTCAATATCAGGATAGTGAATATCTTTTAATGTTGATAAGTATGGCTCTTTATATATAAATACAACTAAATATAGTGTTATAACAAAAAAGTTATAAAAAATATAAATAGCCAAAAGGTAAGAAATTCCTTGATCCACAGTTTCAAAAGGCAGCCATGTCAAAAGCTTTTTTATTTCTTCATATATAAGATTCCATTTAAAAATGATAACTGCAGACCAAAAAACTGATATCATTAAAATCAATAATACATTTAAAAATTCATAAAATCTACTTTCAATATTCTTATAGAAAAAATTTGTAAAAAGTCCTATTATAAAAGCATATGTTATCATTGTTGCTAAAAACCATATAAAAAATGAGATAATAAAAGCACCATTTGCACGTATTATTGAAAATGGTATCCAAGTTATTATTTTATATGTATATGATGTAACTACATCCCACAATAACCATCCTATCCCAAACCATAATAACAAAACCGGAATGCCTGTGATTAAAGCCAATTTAATACTATCAGTTGTCAATACATCTTTTATAGATTTCACAAAAAAATAGTTAAATTTGACCATATTAAGCCTTTTATATTTTATAATTTCTATAATGATATAATAAATTAATTAAAATTTTCTAATAAAGGGAATCATGAAAAAGATATTATCAATTTTATTATATTTAACTTGCATAATTTTTGCCTCTGATATTAATACTACATTAATTAAACCAAATAATGTAAAAGTATATGAATCATTGCTAAAAGAGTTAAAATCAAAAGAGAGTAACAATAGTGAAATAAAACTTCAAGAATCACTATTATATAAACTAATAAATATATCAAAATATCAAAAAGAGAGTAAAAAATTTACATTAAATCAAGCAAAAAATTCAGAGGAATTAATAGAAAATTTTTTAAATATTGTAAATGTTTACAGAGACTATTTGCAAAAACTAGATGATGCAAAAGAAAAAGAGAAAAAGTTAGAAATAATTAAACATACTATTGAGAATTTAAAAAAAGAAGATAAAAAATATTTAACACTTCAACTGCAGTATGCCTTTTATTATAGAAGTTATCAAAAACTTAAAAAACAAATAAGCTATGTAGAAAATAATTTTGACAATTGGATAAAAACAATATCAGCTAATATAGACAAAATAACATTTGATAAAAAAAATATTGAAAAAATTATAGAAAAAAAATCCAAAGAATATGACGAATTAAAAAATAAAATTGCCCAATTCAAACTTGAATATGAAAGATTAAAACTTTTAGAAAGAAAAGACAAAATAATAAAAATAGAAAAATCTTTAAAAATTTTAAATCAAAAAAGAGTTCAAATAATAAAAAATATCATAAAAAACTATCTTTATTTTTTCTTTAAAGAAGTAAAATATAAAAATAAAAAAGCTTTTTACTATAAAAATAAAATTGAAAAATATATAGCAGATATTGCAGATATAGATAATTATTATACAAATGCTTTTTTATTTGTTCTAGATAAATTTACAACATATAAAATGGGCAAAACAAAAGTTTTTGTTGCTGAAACAAAAGAGTCAATTATTGATTTTGCAAAATATATATGGAGTCTATTTAAAAAACCAATCTTCACTTTAAATGAAAAAAATATTGATACACTTGATATCTTAAGAGCTCTTTTAATTTTAATATTTGGTATATATCTTGGAAAGATATATAAAAGATATATTAAAAGCCTTAGTCAAAGAGTTGTTAATCTGACTCAATCAAGTAGAACACTTCTTAGTAATCTTGGATACTATTTTATTATCATTTTATCATTTTTTATATCTTTAAAAGCTATAGGTATTGATTTCACATCATTAACTTTAATTGCAGGTGCTTTATCAGTTGGAATTGGTTTTGGTCTTCAAAATATAGTATCAAATTTCATATCTGGAATTATATTAATGTTTGAAAAAAGTATAAAAATTGGGGATTTTATAGAACTTAGTGAAGATTTAAGAGGAATTGTTACAGATATAAGTATGAGATCAACTACAATAACTACAAATGACAATATTGACATAATCATTCCAAATCAAACTTTTATTCAAAATAATGTTATCAATTGGACATTAACTTCAGATGTTAGAAGATTAAGAATCCCTTTTGGTGTAGCATATGGAACAGATATTGAAAAGGTTAAAAAATGTATTATTAATGCTCTCAATGAAAGTGATATAGATTTCATAAGAAAAGACCCCTTTAAAAGACCTTTAGTTGTAATGACTCAAATGAATAATAGCAGTGTTGATTTTGAACTATTTGTTTGGGTAAAAGGAGAAAAAACTTTACTTCCAAGAAGAACAAAAGCAGAATTTTTAGAACTTATATATAAATCTTTATATAAGTGTGGTATCGAAATACCTTTTCCTCAAAGAGATATACATATCAAAGAGCCAATTTCAGTTAATCTTAAAAGATAAAATTTACAATTTTTCAAAATTTAAATTATATTTAATTATAAACTAATATAATAATTATATTCCACCCAAAGGATCAAAAATGAATGTACTGCATCCCCCATTTGTACACTTTGTTATTGCTCTTCCAGTTGCAGCTTTGTTTTCTCAATTAACTTATTTAGGTACAAAAGATCTTACCTATTCAAAAGCTTCAACAAGGATTCTGGCTCTTTCATTATTAATCTCTTTTTTCGCAATATATGGGGGATTAAATGATGCAAATAATATTTTAAATAATAATCTTATTTTAGAAAATGGAAAATCTCTAATTTATAAACATAAATTATTTGGATTTATTACTGTAATAACTCTTTTTGTAACAACATTTTTAAAATGGTTTGCAATATTAAAAAAGTCATTTACTTTAGAAAAATTATCACTTCTATTTATAATTTTTACTATTTTAGCTGTCTTATATGAAGGTAATATGGGCGGAAAAATAGTATATAAATATTCTGGAGGAATTGATAACAAAATAATTAAAGAAAGATTTAATAACTTAAATAAATAATGTTGGCATAGCTGTAAGCCGAGTTCTGTATTTGAGGGCTATTTATCTATGGCTCTATATCACTATAGAGCTCTTGCGTTAGGCTCAATATCATGAGACTTTAACCAGGCCTAACTTGCTGCGGGTTGGGTTTACAATGCCTTCTGTATTGCTACAGAAGCGGTGAGCTCTTACCTCACCCTTTCACCCTTACCCCGCACCTACTTTTGGGCATATGTATTTATAAATTATATATTATCGATACAATATACAAAAGTAGGTGCGGGGCGGTTTACTTTCTGTTGCACTTTCCCTTGGCTTATCCTAGATAGGCTTCGCCAGCCACCAGTTAGGTGGAACCCTGTCTCATTGCAGCTCGGACTTTCCTCTGCATTAGCAGCAGCCCTCTGCTATGCCAATTGAATTATACCTTAAAATTTTCTGAAAGTAAAGAGTTTTGAGCATCAAGCATTAGATATTGAAGATTAAGTCATTTAGTTATTCAAACAAGTAATTAGGAGTTATTTTTTATATTATTCATCATTTAGCCATTGGATTAGTCTTAATGACTAATTACCAATGACTAATGACTATTTTTATACTTTTAAAGGCCCTTTTTCTAAAGCCTCTCTAGCATATTTTTCACCAAGTTCAAAAGCTTTTTTATTTAATTCAACAACTTTTGCTGGAACTTTAGAAATCATAGTTTCAAATACCAAATCTCTATCGATACATTTTGTCATCTCAACTGTTATACCAAGAGCAACAACAGATTGAGTAACAACATTTCCAACTTCCTCTTTTGCAATTGTAATAAGAGGAATTTCATAAATTTCCCATTTTTGAATATCTTCATTAGATGGTGTTACCAAATTTGGCTCAACTACAATTCTACCACCAGGTTTAACACCACTTTTAAATTGGTCATAACTTACTTGAGCAGTTGAAAGCATAAAATCGATTTCACCCTCATTAGCATAAGGATATAAAATCTCTTCATCATCTAAAATAATATCAACTTTTGTAGGACCACCTCTAACTTGGGATGTATATGTTGCAGCTTTTACACCATAGCCACCCTGCTTAATTTTAGCTGTAGCTAAAATTTCACCAGCCAATAAAACACCTTGTCCACCAACACCTGTAAATCTTAATTGATATCTCATAGTCAACTTCCTTTGAGTTAGTTTTTGTTATTTCTTTGAATAACTACTATGAGCCTCCCCAGAGAGGGGAAAACTTAAAGTAATTATCTCGATTTTACTTGAATAGGTTGCTCAACTTTTTTCTTGTTTTGAGCTGCTTCAATAACTAAATCATAAGCATCACAATATTCCATTTGAGAATCATCATGATATAAAATTCCAGTTGGAAAATATGCTTTTTTCTCTTCATCACTTAGTTTTTCCCATTTTTTAGCTGGCATTGTAATGCTATCTATCCACTCTTGATTTTGGATAGCCTCGCCCATTTTATTTTTTCTACCAAGGTTGATATGGCAGTTACTAAAAACATCAAAAAAGCTAAATCCTCTATGTTCAAAACCTTTAATAAACATTTTTTCCAGTTTTCTTGGATCAGTAACTGTCTCTCTTGCTATAAATGTTGCTCCAGCTCCTTTAGCAAGCTCACAAGCATCAAAAGTAGGATCAATATTTCCATACTGAGTTGTAACAGCCCACATCCCTTTTGGAGTCGTTGGGCTAACTTGTGAATTTGTAAGCCCATATATAAAGTTATTTATAAGAATAAAATTTAAATCTATATTTCTTCTACATCCATGAATAGTATGGTTACCGCCAATTGCTAAACCATCTCCATCGCCAGCAACTACTATTACATGTTTATCCGGATTTGCTAATTTTATTCCTGTTGCATATGCAACTGTTCTACCATGTGTTGTATGTACTGTATTACAATCAATATATGAGCTAAATCTTCCGCTACATCCTATCCCACTTACAACACATACATCATCCATATTCCAGCCAAGCTTATCAATTGCTCTAATAACCGATTTTAAAATAATTCCATCACCACAACCCCAACACCAAAGTGTTGGCATTTTATCTGTTCTTAAATATTGATCATAATTAAATGCCATTATTAACTCCTTATATTCCCATCTCTTTTAATTTTTCAATCATCTCTGCTGGAGAGATTGGTCTACCATTTGCTTTATTTAAAGCAACTGGTCTTTGTTTCATTACTCTTTCTACTTCATCTATATATTGTCCCATATTCAGTTCTGGCATCAAAATCTTTTCTGCTGGAAACCTTTTTCCTAGTTCAGCAATCTTCTCTTCTGGACTTGGCCATAAAGTAATAGGTCTAAACATACCTATTTTTTTGCCCTCATTTCTTAATCTATCAACAGCTTCTCTTGCTGCAAGACTTACTGAACCATAACAGAAAATCATATATTCAGCATCATCAAGCTTATACTCTTCCCAACTATCAAGAAGATCTTTTCTTCTTACATTTATCTTATTATGAAGTCTTTCAATTAAGTTTTGACAAATCACAGCATCTTCAGTTGGGAATCCCGTAGGCCCATGATGAAGACCAGTAATATGATAATGATAACCTTGGAAAAACTTTGGAAGAACAGCTGGTTTATCTTGTGGAACATCATAAGGTAAAAACTCATTTTTAGGAATACTTGGATCAGGCTGGGCTCTATTTACTATATTTTTTTCCACCTCTTCCAAATCAGGAAGAACTGCTTTTCCAACCATATGTCCAATTGTTTCATCAAGTAATACAAAAACTGGAGTCATCAACTCTTCAGCTACATTAAAAGCTCTAACTACCTCTGTATAACACTCACTTAAATTTCCAGGACAAAAAGTTACAGATTTATAATCACCGTGTGTTGGTGATTTCGCCTGATTAATATCACCTTGCTGAACTCTTGTTGGAAGTCCAGTAGATGGTCCTCCTCTCATTACATTTGTAATTACCAAAGGTACTTCAGCAATAAAACCAAGACCAATTTGTTCAGCTTTTAGACTTATTCCAGGGCCTGAAGTATTTGTCATTGATTTTACACCACTCATGCTAGCCCCTAAAGCAACACAAATACCACCAATTTCATCTTCCATCTGAATAAATTTTCCACCAACTCTTGGAAGTAAAACACTCATTTCATGAGCTACTTCACTAGAAGGTGTAATAGGATATCCACCAAAAAATCTACAT
Coding sequences:
- a CDS encoding EI24 domain-containing protein, whose amino-acid sequence is MVKFNYFFVKSIKDVLTTDSIKLALITGIPVLLLWFGIGWLLWDVVTSYTYKIITWIPFSIIRANGAFIISFFIWFLATMITYAFIIGLFTNFFYKNIESRFYEFLNVLLILMISVFWSAVIIFKWNLIYEEIKKLLTWLPFETVDQGISYLLAIYIFYNFFVITLYLVVFIYKEPYLSTLKDIHYPDIDSQNNIKSNFAFAILSRDIFLFIVFMLAAVPVLFIPFANFLIIWFLWTWLYKESAFLGVCSMFCADYDFDELKHHRLIIWSIALTASVLNFIPIISFFTPFFVLTMYFHWIMHHKKIMRS
- a CDS encoding mechanosensitive ion channel domain-containing protein; translation: MKKILSILLYLTCIIFASDINTTLIKPNNVKVYESLLKELKSKESNNSEIKLQESLLYKLINISKYQKESKKFTLNQAKNSEELIENFLNIVNVYRDYLQKLDDAKEKEKKLEIIKHTIENLKKEDKKYLTLQLQYAFYYRSYQKLKKQISYVENNFDNWIKTISANIDKITFDKKNIEKIIEKKSKEYDELKNKIAQFKLEYERLKLLERKDKIIKIEKSLKILNQKRVQIIKNIIKNYLYFFFKEVKYKNKKAFYYKNKIEKYIADIADIDNYYTNAFLFVLDKFTTYKMGKTKVFVAETKESIIDFAKYIWSLFKKPIFTLNEKNIDTLDILRALLILIFGIYLGKIYKRYIKSLSQRVVNLTQSSRTLLSNLGYYFIIILSFFISLKAIGIDFTSLTLIAGALSVGIGFGLQNIVSNFISGIILMFEKSIKIGDFIELSEDLRGIVTDISMRSTTITTNDNIDIIIPNQTFIQNNVINWTLTSDVRRLRIPFGVAYGTDIEKVKKCIINALNESDIDFIRKDPFKRPLVVMTQMNNSSVDFELFVWVKGEKTLLPRRTKAEFLELIYKSLYKCGIEIPFPQRDIHIKEPISVNLKR
- a CDS encoding DUF2231 domain-containing protein; the encoded protein is MNVLHPPFVHFVIALPVAALFSQLTYLGTKDLTYSKASTRILALSLLISFFAIYGGLNDANNILNNNLILENGKSLIYKHKLFGFITVITLFVTTFLKWFAILKKSFTLEKLSLLFIIFTILAVLYEGNMGGKIVYKYSGGIDNKIIKERFNNLNK
- a CDS encoding 2-oxoacid:acceptor oxidoreductase family protein; its protein translation is MRYQLRFTGVGGQGVLLAGEILATAKIKQGGYGVKAATYTSQVRGGPTKVDIILDDEEILYPYANEGEIDFMLSTAQVSYDQFKSGVKPGGRIVVEPNLVTPSNEDIQKWEIYEIPLITIAKEEVGNVVTQSVVALGITVEMTKCIDRDLVFETMISKVPAKVVELNKKAFELGEKYAREALEKGPLKV
- a CDS encoding 2-oxoglutarate ferredoxin oxidoreductase subunit beta, which gives rise to MAFNYDQYLRTDKMPTLWCWGCGDGIILKSVIRAIDKLGWNMDDVCVVSGIGCSGRFSSYIDCNTVHTTHGRTVAYATGIKLANPDKHVIVVAGDGDGLAIGGNHTIHGCRRNIDLNFILINNFIYGLTNSQVSPTTPKGMWAVTTQYGNIDPTFDACELAKGAGATFIARETVTDPRKLEKMFIKGFEHRGFSFFDVFSNCHINLGRKNKMGEAIQNQEWIDSITMPAKKWEKLSDEEKKAYFPTGILYHDDSQMEYCDAYDLVIEAAQNKKKVEQPIQVKSR
- a CDS encoding 2-oxoglutarate synthase subunit alpha is translated as MAREVISSGNELAAKAAIDAGCRFFGGYPITPSSEVAHEMSVLLPRVGGKFIQMEDEIGGICVALGASMSGVKSMTNTSGPGISLKAEQIGLGFIAEVPLVITNVMRGGPSTGLPTRVQQGDINQAKSPTHGDYKSVTFCPGNLSECYTEVVRAFNVAEELMTPVFVLLDETIGHMVGKAVLPDLEEVEKNIVNRAQPDPSIPKNEFLPYDVPQDKPAVLPKFFQGYHYHITGLHHGPTGFPTEDAVICQNLIERLHNKINVRRKDLLDSWEEYKLDDAEYMIFCYGSVSLAAREAVDRLRNEGKKIGMFRPITLWPSPEEKIAELGKRFPAEKILMPELNMGQYIDEVERVMKQRPVALNKANGRPISPAEMIEKLKEMGI